The following proteins are encoded in a genomic region of Desulfovibrio legallii:
- a CDS encoding NUDIX hydrolase: MRLRALADITTPYAVAPADRHPLLEVVDAGNAPVCLLRAADVQRQGLPHRAVALLLRDKNGRALLTHWPERGWGVSAYARATAGQAFEDCARALLLEAGLDPTGRVRPLGLAPPCPESRNAFVAFFEARLPLSLAMAGARNAERHLLADYDELRGMAAHFGELLSPLLRVAVQAGYVRPR, translated from the coding sequence GTGCGGCTAAGAGCCCTTGCGGACATAACAACCCCATACGCCGTCGCGCCCGCGGACCGCCATCCCCTGCTGGAGGTGGTGGACGCCGGCAACGCTCCGGTCTGCCTGCTGCGCGCGGCCGACGTACAGCGCCAGGGCCTGCCCCACCGGGCCGTGGCCCTGCTGCTGCGGGACAAAAACGGCCGCGCCCTGCTGACCCACTGGCCGGAACGGGGCTGGGGCGTTTCGGCCTACGCGCGGGCGACCGCGGGCCAGGCTTTTGAAGATTGCGCCCGCGCCCTGCTGCTCGAAGCCGGGCTGGACCCTACCGGGCGCGTGCGGCCCCTGGGCCTGGCCCCGCCCTGCCCGGAAAGCCGCAACGCCTTTGTGGCTTTTTTTGAAGCGCGCCTGCCGCTTTCACTGGCCATGGCCGGGGCCCGCAACGCCGAACGCCACCTGCTGGCGGACTACGATGAGTTGCGGGGCATGGCCGCACACTTCGGGGAGCTGCTCTCGCCGCTCCTGCGCGTGGCCGTGCAGGCAGGCTATGTGCGGCCGCGCTGA
- a CDS encoding inositol monophosphatase family protein — translation MNMGASLLRDCVEIVRQSGEIVREHWSQPSQVRHKGSIDLVTQTDLAVEAFLKERLGALLPEAGFLAEESSRPDAEPDGLCWIIDPVDGTTNFVHRIPQVGTSVALWREGRAELGVVNVPMLEQCFYASRGQGAFCNGSPIAVSRATALADCLAGTGFPYDFTRRLERVLDRLARVLPCTQGLRRMGAASVDLAYVACGKLDFFYEEGLKPWDFAAGVLLVEEAGGRVSNLTGAPLRFGQTVLASNGLVHAQAVDLLRPTSVD, via the coding sequence ATGAACATGGGGGCGTCCCTGCTGCGGGATTGCGTGGAAATTGTGCGCCAGAGCGGCGAGATTGTCCGGGAACACTGGTCCCAACCGAGCCAGGTGCGCCACAAGGGCAGCATCGACCTGGTCACCCAGACGGATCTGGCTGTGGAGGCTTTTTTGAAGGAACGCCTGGGGGCGCTTCTGCCCGAAGCCGGGTTCCTGGCCGAGGAGAGCAGCCGTCCGGACGCGGAGCCCGATGGCCTGTGCTGGATTATTGACCCCGTGGACGGCACCACTAATTTTGTGCACCGCATCCCGCAGGTGGGCACCTCTGTGGCCTTGTGGCGCGAGGGCAGGGCGGAGCTTGGGGTGGTCAACGTGCCCATGCTGGAGCAGTGCTTTTACGCCTCCCGCGGGCAGGGGGCCTTCTGCAACGGAAGCCCCATTGCCGTGAGCCGGGCGACGGCCCTTGCCGACTGCCTGGCGGGCACGGGCTTTCCATACGATTTTACCCGCCGGCTTGAGCGCGTGCTGGACCGTCTGGCGCGCGTGCTGCCCTGCACCCAGGGGCTGCGCCGCATGGGGGCGGCCTCGGTGGACCTGGCCTACGTGGCCTGCGGCAAGCTGGATTTTTTTTATGAAGAGGGCCTTAAACCCTGGGATTTTGCCGCCGGGGTTCTGCTGGTGGAGGAGGCTGGCGGCCGGGTAAGCAATCTGACCGGCGCGCCCTTGCGCTTCGGCCAGACGGTGCTGGCCAGCAACGGTCTGGTGCACGCTCAGGCCGTGGACCTGCTGCGCCCCACCAGCGTGGACTGA
- a CDS encoding Fur family transcriptional regulator has translation MEQKQKSAADPGGVREVRGVRLTLLRRQVLTVLEEAGEPVKAYAIMDALRQTAARPIPPASVYRALDFLQQHGLAHKVETLNAFVACTRACAGPGTPVFMLVCDCCRQSREVRNPDLYGAIDAALHEEGFALHGGSIEIRGRCAACADAAPQDAFDANGNKKS, from the coding sequence ATGGAGCAAAAGCAAAAAAGCGCGGCCGACCCCGGCGGGGTGCGGGAAGTGCGCGGGGTGCGCCTGACGCTCTTGCGGCGACAGGTGCTGACAGTGTTGGAGGAGGCTGGAGAGCCGGTCAAGGCTTACGCCATTATGGACGCGTTGCGTCAAACGGCGGCCAGGCCCATTCCCCCGGCCAGCGTGTACCGGGCGCTGGATTTTTTGCAACAGCACGGCCTTGCGCACAAGGTGGAAACGCTCAACGCCTTCGTGGCCTGTACGCGCGCCTGCGCGGGCCCCGGCACGCCCGTGTTCATGCTGGTCTGCGACTGCTGTCGCCAGAGCCGCGAGGTGCGCAACCCCGATCTGTACGGGGCCATTGATGCGGCCCTGCACGAAGAGGGCTTTGCTCTGCACGGGGGAAGCATAGAAATCAGGGGGCGGTGCGCGGCCTGCGCCGACGCCGCCCCACAGGATGCGTTTGATGCAAACGGCAACAAAAAATCGTGA
- a CDS encoding metal ABC transporter permease translates to MIWLWNLFCEPFAEFAFMRHALAAILALALGCGPVGTFLVLRRMSLMGDALSHAVLPGVAAGFLLCGLSLTAMTVGGFLAGLGVVVAAGLVSRYTPLREDASLAALYLISLALGVLLVSLRGNSMDLMHVLFGSILAVDDASLLLVAGVASVSLLSLSILYRPLVVECFDPGFLRSVGGGGPLVHTLFMALVALNLVGGFRALGTLMAVGLLVLPATAARFWAGQVWSQALVATGIAMLSGYLGLLFSYYWNLPSGPAIVLTAGACHCVSLLLGPRQGMILLLRRSPGAQGQ, encoded by the coding sequence ATGATCTGGCTCTGGAATCTTTTTTGCGAACCCTTTGCGGAGTTCGCTTTCATGCGGCATGCCCTGGCGGCCATTCTGGCTCTGGCTTTGGGCTGCGGCCCCGTGGGCACCTTTCTGGTGCTGCGGCGCATGAGCCTTATGGGCGACGCTTTGTCCCACGCCGTGCTGCCGGGGGTGGCCGCGGGCTTCCTGCTGTGCGGCCTTTCGCTTACAGCCATGACCGTGGGCGGGTTCCTGGCCGGGTTGGGCGTAGTGGTGGCGGCGGGCCTGGTCTCGCGCTACACCCCCTTGCGGGAGGACGCCAGCCTGGCGGCCCTGTACCTCATTTCTCTGGCTCTGGGTGTGCTGCTGGTTTCCCTGCGGGGCAACAGCATGGACCTGATGCATGTGCTGTTCGGGTCCATCCTGGCCGTGGACGACGCCTCGCTGCTGCTGGTGGCGGGCGTGGCCAGCGTGAGCCTCCTGAGTTTGTCCATCCTCTACCGTCCTTTGGTGGTGGAGTGTTTTGATCCCGGTTTTCTCCGCTCTGTGGGGGGCGGCGGCCCTCTGGTGCATACCCTGTTTATGGCCTTGGTGGCCCTCAACCTGGTGGGCGGCTTCCGCGCCCTGGGCACGCTCATGGCCGTGGGGCTTCTGGTGCTGCCCGCCACGGCGGCCCGCTTCTGGGCCGGGCAGGTCTGGTCCCAGGCCTTGGTGGCTACGGGCATCGCCATGCTTTCCGGCTACCTGGGCCTGCTGTTCTCCTACTACTGGAATCTGCCGTCCGGGCCGGCCATTGTGCTCACCGCCGGGGCCTGTCATTGCGTTTCTCTGCTGCTGGGGCCGCGCCAGGGGATGATCCTCCTGCTGCGGCGCTCCCCAGGCGCACAGGGACAATAA
- a CDS encoding alpha/beta fold hydrolase translates to MKFYGPYCIISIGSDSFGLVRYSDCARKPHRANGAKKSTKAVPMPYLCSRAIKTNLLPSLLRSVFAVLFLAAGIIGFATYAAHAGQYRVVEHPLERNGIQLFLQSISPAAGAMPEKQILFAHGVAFSSHPFDVDYKDYSLARFLADHGYTVWLLDIAGFGRSGKVADGFMPNADYAAQDLNAAADMVLSLSKAKKLHLFGWSWGTVTASRFAARHPEKLRSLTLCAPILHGLGLMSVTEPFVTQEVWPHAYKDFRLLPNGAVDPQFAESEVVRLYTAGVKRYDNHPIPNGGRREVFGPKDGPLIPAGKLELPVLYIWGAQDKFMDAPALRRAIAATPGAVRVEVLPDAGHALFLERPSHERFHNILLEFLEAH, encoded by the coding sequence TTGAAATTTTATGGCCCATATTGTATAATCTCCATAGGGTCAGATAGTTTTGGCCTCGTCCGCTACAGCGATTGCGCGCGCAAACCCCACCGTGCTAATGGCGCTAAAAAATCAACCAAGGCCGTACCCATGCCATACCTGTGCAGCAGAGCCATAAAAACGAACCTCCTGCCCAGCCTCCTGCGCAGCGTGTTCGCCGTCCTTTTTCTGGCAGCCGGAATTATCGGCTTTGCAACATACGCAGCCCATGCCGGGCAATACCGCGTTGTGGAGCACCCGCTGGAGCGGAACGGCATTCAGCTGTTTTTGCAGAGCATAAGCCCGGCTGCCGGGGCCATGCCGGAAAAGCAGATTCTGTTTGCCCACGGCGTTGCTTTTTCTTCGCACCCTTTTGATGTGGATTACAAAGATTACAGCCTGGCAAGGTTTCTGGCTGACCACGGCTATACGGTCTGGCTGCTGGATATCGCCGGATTCGGACGTTCCGGCAAGGTAGCGGACGGCTTCATGCCCAACGCCGACTATGCGGCGCAGGATCTTAATGCTGCGGCGGATATGGTTTTATCGCTCAGCAAGGCGAAAAAGCTGCACCTTTTTGGCTGGAGCTGGGGCACGGTAACAGCCTCACGGTTTGCCGCGCGACACCCGGAAAAGCTGCGTTCGCTTACCCTGTGCGCGCCTATTCTGCACGGGCTTGGCCTGATGTCGGTAACTGAACCCTTTGTTACCCAAGAGGTCTGGCCGCACGCCTACAAAGACTTTCGCCTGCTTCCCAATGGCGCGGTTGACCCCCAATTTGCCGAATCTGAAGTTGTACGGCTTTATACAGCGGGCGTAAAACGTTACGACAATCACCCCATTCCCAATGGAGGGCGGCGCGAGGTTTTTGGCCCCAAGGACGGGCCGCTTATCCCGGCGGGCAAACTGGAGTTGCCGGTGCTGTATATTTGGGGGGCGCAGGATAAATTTATGGATGCGCCCGCCCTGCGCCGGGCAATAGCCGCAACGCCTGGGGCGGTACGGGTGGAAGTGCTGCCCGATGCGGGCCATGCCTTATTTCTTGAACGGCCCAGCCATGAGCGCTTCCACAACATCTTGCTGGAGTTTCTGGAAGCGCATTAG
- a CDS encoding enoyl-ACP reductase FabI — protein sequence MLLQGKKALIMGLANNRSIAYGIASALKEQGARLAFNYVGEAIKKRVEPLSAELGGEFTFQCDVCDDGQIADAAALVKDHWGDLDILVHSVAFANREDLNGRFLDTSRDGFKLALEVSAFSLTALCRAFEPLFHDGSSVVTMTYHGSTQIIPGYNVMGVAKSALEASVRYLAYDLGPKGVRVNAISSGPIKTLAASAVSSLKDIFTLVENHAPLHRNVRTTDVGGAAAFLASDLAHAVTGQVLYVDSGFSKMGVPA from the coding sequence ATGCTGCTGCAAGGAAAAAAAGCCCTGATTATGGGCCTCGCCAACAACAGAAGCATTGCCTACGGCATAGCCTCCGCCCTCAAAGAACAGGGCGCGCGCCTGGCTTTCAACTATGTGGGCGAAGCCATCAAAAAGCGCGTGGAGCCCCTCAGTGCGGAGCTGGGCGGTGAATTCACCTTCCAGTGTGACGTGTGCGACGACGGCCAGATAGCCGACGCCGCGGCCCTGGTGAAAGACCACTGGGGCGACCTGGACATCCTGGTGCACTCCGTGGCCTTTGCCAACCGGGAAGACCTCAATGGCCGTTTTCTGGATACCTCCCGGGACGGCTTCAAGCTGGCGCTGGAGGTTTCGGCCTTTTCTCTTACGGCTCTTTGCCGCGCCTTTGAACCCCTGTTCCACGACGGCTCCTCTGTCGTTACCATGACCTACCACGGCTCCACCCAGATCATCCCCGGCTACAACGTCATGGGCGTGGCCAAATCAGCGCTGGAAGCCTCCGTGCGTTATCTGGCTTACGACCTGGGCCCCAAGGGCGTGCGCGTCAACGCCATCAGCTCCGGCCCCATCAAGACGCTGGCGGCCTCGGCCGTCTCCAGCCTCAAAGACATTTTTACCCTGGTGGAGAACCACGCCCCCCTGCACCGCAACGTGCGCACCACGGATGTGGGCGGCGCCGCCGCCTTCCTGGCCTCGGATCTGGCCCACGCCGTTACCGGCCAGGTGCTCTATGTAGACAGCGGCTTCAGCAAAATGGGCGTGCCCGCCTGA
- a CDS encoding metal ABC transporter substrate-binding protein yields MRRFWTGVFALVLGLSLLGAQGAFAAPLKVAVSFSILGDMVKNVGGDLVRVTTLVGPDADTHVYQPSPADAKAVAQADLVVVNGLHFEGWMDRLIQTSGYKGTVVIASKGVRTRTMVDAEEGGKKVTDPHAWQSLDNGRIYVRNIADGLAAADPAHAAAYRKNAGAYLGKIGETEGWVRKTLGGIPRAERKIITSHDAFGYFGEAYGLTLLAPQGLSTEAEASAQDVGALIRQIKAEGIKALFVENMTDPRLVENIARETGARPGGELYADALSGPDGPAPTYLEMFRHNVTLLVKALRP; encoded by the coding sequence ATGCGACGGTTTTGGACGGGCGTTTTTGCCTTGGTTCTCGGTCTGAGCCTTTTGGGCGCGCAGGGGGCGTTTGCCGCGCCGCTCAAGGTGGCGGTCAGCTTTTCCATCCTGGGCGATATGGTCAAAAACGTGGGCGGCGACCTGGTGCGCGTGACCACGCTGGTGGGCCCCGACGCGGATACCCACGTTTACCAGCCAAGCCCGGCTGACGCCAAGGCCGTGGCCCAGGCGGATCTGGTGGTGGTCAACGGTCTGCATTTTGAGGGCTGGATGGACCGACTGATCCAGACCTCCGGCTACAAGGGCACGGTGGTGATCGCCAGCAAGGGCGTGCGCACCCGCACTATGGTCGATGCGGAAGAAGGCGGCAAAAAAGTGACGGACCCCCACGCCTGGCAGAGCCTGGACAACGGGCGGATCTATGTGCGGAACATCGCTGACGGCCTGGCCGCCGCGGACCCGGCCCACGCTGCCGCCTACCGCAAAAACGCCGGGGCGTACCTGGGTAAAATCGGCGAAACCGAAGGCTGGGTTCGCAAGACGCTAGGCGGCATCCCCCGGGCGGAGCGCAAGATCATCACATCCCACGACGCCTTTGGCTACTTTGGCGAAGCCTATGGCCTGACCTTGCTCGCGCCGCAGGGCCTTTCCACAGAGGCCGAGGCCTCGGCCCAGGATGTGGGCGCGCTTATCCGGCAGATCAAGGCGGAGGGCATCAAGGCCCTGTTTGTGGAAAACATGACTGACCCGCGCCTGGTGGAAAACATCGCCAGAGAGACCGGAGCCAGGCCCGGCGGCGAGCTTTATGCCGACGCCCTCTCCGGCCCGGACGGCCCCGCGCCCACCTATCTGGAGATGTTCCGCCACAATGTGACCCTGCTGGTCAAGGCGCTGCGCCCTTAG
- a CDS encoding Smr/MutS family protein — protein sequence MSDQEEPFGENPFRQLAAGKFPQRKDASRASGARATHAPRRPVAARSPEDAQDAELFLRAMSRVRPTAQGKGPGGFTLAERRALPEDSAAAAKKQRTAGAAAKERKPAPAEAHAARAMTGAARATAAAPPQLEAPAVEDEAAAFLQAVREATPLSGKGRAVAPAPAPGTPPQQGELTLQDFMDGKLEFALSFTDEYLEGYVVGLDPLILNKLRAGALSPEAHLDLHGLTVEQAFEALRGFLRGSWYKGLRTVLVVPGRGRNSPDGQGVLRGKLQIWLTQEPFKRVVLAFCTAQPHDGGPGSVYVLLRKYRKKGRVYWERVPADADLYRDS from the coding sequence ATGTCCGATCAGGAAGAACCTTTTGGCGAAAATCCGTTCCGTCAGCTCGCGGCAGGGAAGTTTCCGCAGCGGAAGGACGCTAGTCGCGCTAGCGGCGCACGAGCGACGCACGCGCCCCGGCGGCCTGTGGCGGCCCGCTCGCCGGAGGACGCGCAGGATGCGGAGCTGTTTTTGCGGGCCATGAGCCGGGTGCGCCCCACGGCGCAGGGAAAAGGGCCCGGCGGTTTCACCCTGGCGGAGCGGCGCGCGCTGCCTGAAGACAGCGCTGCAGCAGCCAAAAAGCAACGCACGGCCGGGGCCGCGGCAAAGGAACGGAAACCCGCCCCTGCGGAGGCGCATGCGGCACGGGCCATGACGGGGGCCGCCCGTGCGACGGCAGCGGCCCCGCCGCAGCTGGAGGCGCCAGCGGTGGAAGACGAAGCCGCCGCTTTTCTGCAGGCCGTGCGCGAGGCCACGCCGCTGAGCGGCAAGGGGCGCGCCGTGGCCCCGGCTCCTGCTCCGGGCACGCCGCCGCAGCAGGGGGAGCTGACCCTGCAGGATTTTATGGACGGCAAACTGGAGTTTGCCTTGTCCTTCACGGACGAATATCTGGAAGGCTATGTGGTGGGCCTGGATCCGCTGATTCTGAATAAGCTGCGGGCCGGAGCCCTGAGCCCGGAGGCCCATCTGGATCTGCACGGCCTCACTGTGGAACAGGCCTTTGAAGCCTTGCGGGGCTTTTTGCGCGGCAGCTGGTACAAAGGCCTGCGCACGGTGCTGGTGGTGCCGGGGCGCGGCCGCAACTCGCCCGATGGCCAGGGCGTGCTGCGCGGCAAGCTGCAGATCTGGTTGACGCAGGAGCCCTTCAAGCGAGTAGTGCTGGCCTTTTGCACGGCCCAGCCGCACGACGGCGGTCCCGGCAGCGTCTATGTGCTGTTGCGCAAGTACCGCAAAAAAGGGCGGGTGTACTGGGAACGCGTGCCCGCTGACGCGGACCTCTACCGCGATTCCTGA
- the secG gene encoding preprotein translocase subunit SecG, whose translation MQTLILTLHIIVCVLLVILILLQAGKEGMGVIFGGGNSSVFGSGGAGGILAKLTTLMAVIFVITSLSYTYVTSSRPSSESTILDVKIEDTAVPAKPAAPAVPAPTPTPAAPAGQSAAPQSAAPASAAPAAGVAGK comes from the coding sequence GTGCAGACTCTTATCCTGACGCTGCATATTATTGTCTGCGTCCTGCTGGTCATTCTCATTCTGCTCCAGGCGGGCAAGGAAGGCATGGGCGTCATTTTCGGCGGGGGCAACAGCTCGGTGTTCGGCAGCGGCGGCGCGGGCGGCATCCTGGCCAAACTCACCACGCTCATGGCGGTCATTTTTGTCATTACCTCTCTGAGCTATACCTATGTGACCAGCTCCCGCCCCAGTTCGGAATCCACCATTCTGGACGTGAAGATTGAGGATACCGCCGTGCCGGCCAAACCGGCTGCTCCGGCCGTGCCCGCACCTACGCCGACGCCCGCCGCGCCCGCCGGGCAGAGTGCCGCGCCCCAGTCCGCAGCGCCCGCTTCGGCCGCGCCTGCCGCCGGGGTTGCCGGCAAGTAG
- the tpiA gene encoding triose-phosphate isomerase produces MKTIIAANWKMFKTRADAASYAVDLARGLEGGLPAGREVLLFPPYTALAVVAEAAGQTPGLAVGGQNVYPDAEGAFTGEISPAMLLDAGASWVLAGHSERRHIFHEDPAFVARKAAFALEQGLNVMLCVGETLSEREAGRLEAVLEAQLAPVCAALPPSLGGEALARRLAVAYEPVWAIGTGKVAGPPEVQEAHAVTRALLQRALGDAALQLPVLYGGSVKPANAATLLGLDNVNGLLVGGASLEAQSFLQIVFC; encoded by the coding sequence ATGAAAACCATTATCGCCGCCAACTGGAAAATGTTCAAAACCCGCGCGGACGCGGCAAGCTACGCCGTGGACCTAGCGCGCGGGCTGGAAGGCGGCCTGCCCGCCGGACGTGAAGTGCTGCTTTTTCCTCCCTACACGGCGCTGGCCGTGGTGGCGGAGGCTGCGGGGCAGACGCCCGGTTTGGCCGTGGGCGGGCAGAACGTCTATCCCGATGCCGAAGGGGCTTTTACCGGCGAGATTTCCCCGGCCATGCTCCTGGACGCCGGGGCCTCCTGGGTGCTGGCCGGGCATTCGGAGCGTCGCCATATCTTTCACGAAGACCCGGCCTTTGTGGCCCGCAAGGCGGCCTTTGCCCTGGAGCAGGGCCTTAACGTCATGCTCTGTGTGGGCGAAACCCTGTCGGAGCGTGAGGCCGGTCGCCTGGAGGCCGTGCTGGAGGCGCAGCTTGCGCCGGTGTGCGCGGCCCTGCCGCCTTCCCTGGGCGGCGAAGCCCTGGCCCGGCGGCTGGCCGTGGCTTACGAACCCGTATGGGCCATCGGCACGGGCAAGGTGGCGGGCCCGCCGGAAGTGCAGGAGGCCCACGCCGTGACGCGCGCCCTGCTGCAACGCGCCTTGGGCGACGCGGCCCTGCAGCTGCCTGTTCTGTACGGCGGCAGCGTTAAGCCCGCCAATGCCGCAACCCTGCTGGGTCTTGACAACGTGAATGGTCTTCTGGTAGGGGGTGCCTCTTTGGAGGCGCAAAGTTTTTTGCAAATCGTCTTTTGCTGA
- the rimI gene encoding ribosomal protein S18-alanine N-acetyltransferase produces the protein MSARALSRTIFVLNCLKAAHAPAMAALESQCFALPWSAAQCRAAFSQRAFAALGLWEGPRLCGYISVYHTADELEILNLAVSPERRRQGLGRRLLQAALRLAAKGGIVNILLEVRAGNAPAVSLYESCGFQRVGLRKGYYADTGEDAHVYALALPAAPSPFERSA, from the coding sequence ATGTCCGCAAGGGCTCTTAGCCGCACGATTTTTGTCCTTAACTGTCTGAAAGCCGCCCACGCTCCGGCCATGGCCGCCCTGGAGAGCCAGTGCTTTGCCCTGCCCTGGTCCGCGGCCCAGTGCCGCGCGGCCTTTTCCCAGCGGGCTTTTGCCGCGCTGGGGCTGTGGGAGGGGCCGCGGCTGTGCGGCTATATTTCCGTGTACCACACGGCGGACGAGCTGGAAATACTCAACCTTGCCGTCAGCCCGGAACGGCGGCGGCAGGGGCTTGGGCGGCGGCTGCTGCAGGCGGCCTTGCGGCTTGCCGCCAAAGGGGGTATCGTGAACATTCTGCTGGAAGTGCGCGCCGGCAATGCGCCCGCCGTTTCCCTGTACGAAAGCTGCGGCTTTCAGCGTGTGGGCCTGCGCAAGGGCTATTATGCGGATACCGGCGAAGACGCGCACGTATACGCCCTGGCGCTCCCCGCCGCGCCGTCCCCATTCGAGAGGTCCGCATGA
- a CDS encoding phosphoribosylaminoimidazolesuccinocarboxamide synthase: MKVVVKTEIDAYPLLSRGKVRDIYAVDADTLLIVTTDRMSAFDVIMNDPIPYKGVILNKITLFWMEKFKDIIPNHLLESDVARFPAALAPWKEELEGRAVLVRKARPLPVECIVRGYITGSGWKDYQTTGTLCGYALPANLRESDRLDPPLFTPSTKAALGQHDENISVTRAAEILGAETAAQVERASLQIYAAGRAWAAERGIIVADTKFEFGFIDGKLHLIDEVLTPDSSRFWPAKGYEPGHGQPSFDKQYLRDWLKKQPWNMQPPPPALPADIIEATAARYREAYDILTK; the protein is encoded by the coding sequence ATGAAAGTTGTGGTCAAGACTGAAATAGACGCCTACCCCCTGCTCTCGCGCGGCAAAGTGCGCGACATCTACGCGGTGGACGCAGATACCCTGCTCATCGTCACCACGGACCGCATGTCCGCCTTTGACGTCATCATGAACGACCCCATCCCGTACAAAGGCGTGATTCTGAACAAAATCACCCTGTTCTGGATGGAAAAATTTAAAGACATCATCCCCAACCACCTGCTGGAAAGCGATGTGGCCCGCTTCCCCGCGGCGCTCGCGCCCTGGAAGGAGGAGCTGGAAGGCCGCGCCGTTCTGGTGCGCAAGGCCAGGCCCCTGCCTGTGGAATGCATTGTGCGCGGCTACATCACGGGTTCCGGCTGGAAAGACTACCAGACCACCGGCACGCTCTGCGGCTACGCCCTGCCCGCCAACCTGCGCGAATCCGACCGGCTGGATCCGCCCCTGTTCACGCCTTCCACCAAGGCGGCCCTGGGGCAGCACGACGAAAACATCAGCGTGACCAGGGCAGCGGAAATTCTGGGGGCGGAAACCGCCGCCCAGGTGGAGCGGGCCTCCCTGCAGATCTATGCCGCCGGACGCGCCTGGGCGGCGGAGCGGGGCATTATCGTTGCCGACACCAAATTCGAGTTTGGCTTTATTGACGGCAAGCTGCACCTGATTGACGAAGTGCTTACGCCCGATTCCTCGCGCTTCTGGCCGGCCAAGGGCTATGAGCCCGGCCATGGCCAGCCCAGCTTCGACAAACAGTACCTGCGCGACTGGCTCAAAAAACAGCCCTGGAACATGCAGCCGCCCCCGCCGGCCCTGCCTGCGGACATTATCGAAGCCACGGCCGCCCGCTACCGCGAGGCCTACGACATCCTGACAAAGTAA
- the hisD gene encoding histidinol dehydrogenase — MTCRILSLQHPQEWPKMSQWLQGRRNPGNGAEAAVQEILAAVRERGDAALVDYTRKFDCPDFAPPLRVTEQEIARAAATVSIENREIISAAAANIRIFHEAQVEKSWFLTRQDGSILGQQVTPVDAAGLYVPGGQGGNTPLISSLLMSAIPAQVAGAPRLAVCTPPRADGSVNPHILAAAHLLDIDEVYRVGGAWSIAALAFGTESLPPVDVIAGPGNIFVTTAKRLVQGQVGIDMIAGPSEVLVVADASANPAWLAADMLSQAEHDALASAICVTDDARLAETLNLELKKQCAALPRAAIAARALEDWGAIVLTPDLNTAVAVANQAAPEHLELCVRDPWAVLPFIRHAGAVFMGQHSPEAVGDYFAGPNHVLPTLGTARFSSALSVQTFCKKTSVVAASSAFLQQNKAAIAALARMEGLEAHARSVEARGRK, encoded by the coding sequence ATGACCTGTCGGATTCTGAGCCTGCAACACCCGCAGGAATGGCCCAAGATGTCCCAGTGGCTGCAGGGCCGCCGCAACCCCGGCAACGGGGCCGAAGCGGCCGTACAGGAGATTCTGGCCGCCGTGCGCGAACGCGGCGACGCGGCCCTGGTAGACTATACCCGCAAATTCGACTGCCCGGATTTTGCCCCGCCCCTGCGCGTGACCGAGCAGGAAATCGCCCGCGCCGCCGCCACGGTGAGCATTGAAAACCGGGAAATCATCAGCGCCGCCGCGGCCAACATCCGCATCTTTCACGAAGCGCAGGTGGAAAAATCCTGGTTCCTCACCCGCCAGGACGGCAGCATCCTGGGCCAGCAGGTAACCCCCGTGGACGCCGCCGGCCTTTATGTGCCCGGCGGCCAGGGCGGCAACACGCCGCTTATTTCCAGCCTGCTCATGAGCGCTATCCCCGCCCAGGTGGCGGGCGCGCCCCGGCTGGCCGTGTGCACGCCCCCGCGCGCGGACGGCAGCGTCAACCCCCACATCCTGGCTGCCGCGCACCTGCTGGATATCGACGAGGTCTACCGCGTGGGCGGGGCCTGGTCCATCGCGGCCCTGGCCTTCGGCACTGAAAGCCTGCCCCCCGTGGACGTCATCGCCGGGCCGGGCAACATCTTTGTGACCACAGCCAAGCGCCTGGTGCAGGGACAGGTGGGCATAGACATGATCGCCGGGCCCAGCGAGGTGCTGGTGGTGGCGGACGCTTCCGCCAATCCCGCCTGGCTCGCGGCGGACATGCTCTCGCAGGCCGAGCACGACGCCCTGGCCTCGGCCATCTGCGTCACCGACGACGCCCGCCTGGCAGAAACCCTGAACCTGGAGCTGAAAAAACAGTGCGCCGCCCTGCCGCGCGCCGCCATTGCCGCGCGCGCGCTGGAGGATTGGGGGGCCATCGTCCTCACGCCCGACCTCAACACGGCCGTGGCCGTAGCCAACCAGGCGGCGCCCGAGCACCTGGAGCTCTGCGTGCGCGATCCCTGGGCCGTGCTGCCCTTCATCCGGCACGCCGGGGCCGTGTTCATGGGCCAGCACAGCCCGGAAGCGGTGGGCGATTATTTTGCCGGGCCCAACCACGTGCTGCCCACCCTGGGCACGGCGCGCTTTTCCTCGGCCCTTTCGGTGCAGACATTTTGCAAAAAAACCAGCGTGGTGGCCGCATCTTCCGCCTTTTTGCAGCAAAACAAGGCAGCCATTGCGGCCCTGGCCCGGATGGAAGGGCTGGAGGCCCACGCCCGCTCCGTGGAGGCGCGGGGCAGAAAATAG